The Deinococcus gobiensis I-0 sequence AACCGCGTTCCAGACGGCTCTATTCTGACATCCTGCCCTGCTTTTCCCGCAAGCAACATCGGGAATCCTTCGAGGTCTTCCTCGACCTGCTGTTGGATGGTTCCGGCAGACCGCTGCCGGAACGGGCCACGGTCAAGTCCCCCTCGGCCCTCAGCCGCTTTCTCAACCACGCAGGCTGGGACACCCGGCACCTCTGCCGGGTGTTGCGTCGGCACGCCCTCAAGACCGCGCAGGACTGGTGGCGAGCGTCACCCCATCAGCGTCCCCGGCTGGAGCTGCTGGTCGACCTGACGAGCTTGGAAAAGACCGGCCAGTTCGCTGAACTGGCCGATTGGGTCCACACCTACCACGGCGTCCGGGGGGTCCACTTGGTCGTGCTGTACCTGTGCTGCGGGGAACTGCGTCTCCCTTGGGCTTTTCAAATCTGGCGAGGGAAGGGCAAGGCGTCCCCCGCCCAACTCGCCCTGAAGTTGCTCCGGACCGTCCCGGCCACGTTACTGAAGGGCAACCGTCGGCCCCGTCTGCATGCAGACGGGGGCTTCGAGAGTGCCGAGTTCATTCGCGGCGTGCTCGCACGAGGTCTGGACATTGTGGTCGGGGTGCGCTGCACCCGGAAACTCGAGGATGGGCGGCAGGTCCGTGACCTGATGGTCCGGGGAAGTCTGGTCAAGCCCATAGGGCTTGACCAGACCATGTGCATCTCCTGGGTCTGGCTCTACCGGAACACCGAGCCGGAACAACGCTTCGTCATGTCCAACCTCGACCTGGGCGGCAAGTACCTCGCTCGCATGGGGAAACGCCGCTGGCGCATTGAAGCCTTCTTCAAAACAGTCAAGGGGAGATTCGGACTTGAACGCTTTGCTCAGCACAGCAAACAGGGGGTGATGCGCTGGTGGTGCCTCTCTGGGATGGCCTTCCTGCTGTGCCACCTCCAGAACCTCGATCTGCCCGAGAGGGAAGCGGACAGGTGGCCCGACTGGGGCGAGTTGGCGAGAACCGTACGGTTCTCGTTCGTCCCCGAAGTGCGGCGTCAAGCACTTCAACTGGAATTGAACGCCCTCGACGCGTTCCAGCACGCACTTTTTGCCCCTTCAACCTAAACTGCAAGATGTCAGTCAAGCCCCTTTTTGCATAGGGTTCTTGGCAGCCTCTAAGAGATAATGTAGGTCATCGTTGGATTATGGCCTGGTTACCAGGTATATCGAAAAATGATGCTGTTATAGTTTTATGTAAATTTAAGTAAAATTTATTCTAATGATTCCAAAGAAAATGGAATGAAGAACGCCTACCCTTTCTGTCATAGAAGAGAAAGTAGATCAGAAAGAGAATAGAGACAGATTGGATTATAAAATGATTGATAGGAAAATTGCCTTTAAGGAAT is a genomic window containing:
- a CDS encoding transposase, which codes for MNPKEPRSRRLYSDILPCFSRKQHRESFEVFLDLLLDGSGRPLPERATVKSPSALSRFLNHAGWDTRHLCRVLRRHALKTAQDWWRASPHQRPRLELLVDLTSLEKTGQFAELADWVHTYHGVRGVHLVVLYLCCGELRLPWAFQIWRGKGKASPAQLALKLLRTVPATLLKGNRRPRLHADGGFESAEFIRGVLARGLDIVVGVRCTRKLEDGRQVRDLMVRGSLVKPIGLDQTMCISWVWLYRNTEPEQRFVMSNLDLGGKYLARMGKRRWRIEAFFKTVKGRFGLERFAQHSKQGVMRWWCLSGMAFLLCHLQNLDLPEREADRWPDWGELARTVRFSFVPEVRRQALQLELNALDAFQHALFAPST